The sequence CAACTTTACATGCTGACGCGCATTTTTCCAGTCCCCGTGAACCAGCACCAGATAACGCTTATCCGTATCGCCATCGCGCATTTGTTCATGCAGATTAGTTAATGCAGAACGCTTTTTTGCCAACAATAGAACGCCCGAAGTATCGCGATCCAGACGATGCACCAGTTCCAAAAACTTCGCATCCGGCCGCGAAGCCCGCAATTGCTCAATCACACCATAGCTGACACCGGAACCACCGTGCACGGCAACGCCTGCGGGCTTGTCAATAACGAGCAGATGACTATCTTCTAACAAAATCTTGAACTCGGCACCTGGCGCTGTCTTTTCTGCTCTTTCGGCAATCCGAATCGGCGGCACTCTGAGAATATCGCCGTCGAGTAATCGATACGTTTGATCTATGCGGCCTTTATTAACCCGGACCTCGCCCGAACGCAATACGCGATAGATATGACTTTTTGGCACGCCTTTGCAAATGCGTAATAAAAAATTATCAATTCTCTGCCCTGCTTCTTCGTCCGTAATAGTGATTAATTGCACTTGAGGAGCGACTTCCGGGGGTGCGGCAACTTCTGCGACTTTGGTTACCCTAGGTAATTTGGTTAATTTGGCTGTCTCTTGCATCTTGCCTAGAAGAACAGTTTTGTGCTTGGTGGCGGCTGGGGTCCGCACCTGTGACTTGCCCTGAGTTCGCCCATCTCGGCGGCCCTCAGCCCTTACGCCAGAAAATCTCGCTAAGTCCTTCATTTTGAATATATAATTGTTTCACAGTGGTTACAAACCGCTGTTGGTGTAAGAATAAAAAGACCATTCTACACAGGGGCGTCTCCACCAGCCTCGCCAATTTGCAAATTTGATGGAAAAATGTGTACGCATCAGCCCTGCGCGAGTCAAGGTCGCACCGTAGTTGTCATCGGATAACGCGCACGGATGTTGGACAGTATGTTCGGATGAATAGGATAAGTCTGATGAGAAAATCACACGTTTCAGATTGTTGAAATGTTAGTGGTTAGCTCATTGGTAGATGCAGTAAACGTAACGCCGGTTTTTGCTGAACGATAGTTTTTTTACTTACCAAGACGCTCGCCCCCAGATTTCATGCTCGCAAGATATCATTGCGCTAAGCACGACGCTGATTCGATGCACGCTGGTTAGTTCAGCAAGCGGCGCTATTGCATTAGCGCCCCGTTGTGCCTCGCCATCGTTGCACTGGCACACTAAGGCAATTCCCTCCCCCCGAACACTCGTTCCTCGCGTACATCCCTGTATTCTGCTGCTGGAATCAATGCTTATTTGCATGATTAGGTGGCATTAAAATGGCCTCAGGGTCACGGAGTGAAAAAATGAAACGCATGTTGTTTAATGCTACGCAGCAAGAAGAATTGCGCGTAGCGATCGTTGACGGGCAAAAACTCATCGACATCGATATCGAAACCACCGGACGCGAACAACGCAAGTCCAATATCTACAAAGGTGTGATTACCCGTATCGAGCCGTCGTTGGAAGCCTGCTTCGTTAATTACGGAGAAGAACGCCACGGCTTCCTGCCGTTTAAAGAAGTTGCCCGCACCTACTTTAAAGAAGGCGTCGATGTCCGCAGCGCGTCAATTAAAGAAGCGTTGCGTGAAGGCCAGGAAATCATGGTCCAGGT is a genomic window of Glaciimonas sp. PAMC28666 containing:
- a CDS encoding RluA family pseudouridine synthase codes for the protein MRTPAATKHKTVLLGKMQETAKLTKLPRVTKVAEVAAPPEVAPQVQLITITDEEAGQRIDNFLLRICKGVPKSHIYRVLRSGEVRVNKGRIDQTYRLLDGDILRVPPIRIAERAEKTAPGAEFKILLEDSHLLVIDKPAGVAVHGGSGVSYGVIEQLRASRPDAKFLELVHRLDRDTSGVLLLAKKRSALTNLHEQMRDGDTDKRYLVLVHGDWKNARQHVKLPLHKYTAADGERRVRVQEGGQASHTVFSLIRRYGDFALLEAELKTGRTHQIRVHLAASGFAIAGDDKYGDFSLNRALQKADGERVAFKRMFLHAYQITFTHPESGKPVTLKAALPPECERFLKSLPQTNTAAEAADD